TCGTCACCGGATCCCCATCGAACGGAACGAACTGCGCCATAGAGTATGCTCAGTGATACGCCACCTACTACTTTACCCTTCAAGAACGCTTTCTCGTTCAACTCTTCTTTCCACATAAAACTCTATGATCTGTTATCTATTCTAATGAAATTGGCAAGCAGAGCGTTTATTGTCTACCAAACGTTCGTTCGATACATGAGGCTCCACAAACGGATCGTATCCGAAAGAGAGGCGGTCGAACGACACAACAGAGGGGTCACTAATGAGCGTTGAACCAACCAGAGACCAGCAGTTAGACGACGGTCTTGCGGGTGCTATTGATCGAATCCTCGATAAAGGGTTAGTAATCAATGCTGACGTCGTTATTGACGTAGCTGGGACAGAACTGCTCGGCATCAAGATCCGTGCTGCACTAGCTTCGTTCGAGACAGCAGCTGAGTACGGTCTCGAGTTTCCCGCTGGGACAGAAGAAACACGAGCGTTCGCCGAAGCAAAAGCGCGTAACGAAGCATGCCTTCAATGTGGCAAGCGTGTCGAAAAAGAGGTACTTCTAACCGATGAGTGCCCATGGTGTGGGTGGCAGAGTGCTCGGGCAAAGCGCTTGGAGGACGAAGAGAACTCACCGGGTAACTCAGGCTCTCTTGAATCATCGCAGACGGACACACCAGAGATAGTTGCTGAGGGACCAGAAATCGACGATGATCGAGATCGATCTACGGAGGAGTAATGTGAGAAAGACTGGATTCACTACCGTCATCGGATCGAAACGACGGTATAGATCGGACACACCGGTGCCCGAGGCCAATAGCCCATGACAGTGGAAGTAGATGAGGAAGAACTCGAACAGGGATTGTTAGGGCTCATTATGGCCGTTGTCGAGATCCTCAAGGAGGTCATCGATGAACAGGCACTCAATCTGGTCGAA
This DNA window, taken from Halalkalicoccus subterraneus, encodes the following:
- a CDS encoding gas vesicle protein, whose translation is MSVEPTRDQQLDDGLAGAIDRILDKGLVINADVVIDVAGTELLGIKIRAALASFETAAEYGLEFPAGTEETRAFAEAKARNEACLQCGKRVEKEVLLTDECPWCGWQSARAKRLEDEENSPGNSGSLESSQTDTPEIVAEGPEIDDDRDRSTEE